In Miscanthus floridulus cultivar M001 chromosome 5, ASM1932011v1, whole genome shotgun sequence, one genomic interval encodes:
- the LOC136455534 gene encoding uncharacterized protein, with the protein MVAAPAVKQSSNADPKLQAIKAYRRALGLCYKCGAKWSKDHTCHPEVLLAVEALWDSFDSSEADCFEILEKPVPEQLFVAISKAAALGASTARTIRFAGTVGGHPALILIDSGSSSSFLSESLAAQLSSAVITPQSTQVQVTGGGLLLSSGILRNVPWTLDTCTFISDFRILPLSTFDAIVGMDWLAAFSPMHVHWQPKWFSIPYHGASVLLQGLDEEECPGQLLLQLCPVPDSSAASSSAAQELPVEIQALVDSFPDLFSPPVELPPS; encoded by the coding sequence ATGGTGGCGGCTCCTGCAGTCAAGCAGTCTTCCAATGCTGATCCCAAGCTTCAGGCCATCAAAGCTTATCGAAGGGCTTTGGGTCTTTGTTACAAATGTGGTGCCAAGTGGAGTAAAGACCATACATGCCATCCTGAGGTGTTACTTGCCGTGGAAGCTCTTTGGGACTCGTTTGATTCCTCAGAAGCTGACTGTTTTGAAATTCTGGAGAAGCCGGTACCCGAGCAGTTGTTTGTGGCCATTTCCAAAGCTGCTGCTCTTGGTGCTTCTACGGCCCGTACTATTCGGTTTGCTGGGACAGTCGGTGGGCATCCAGCTTTAATATTGATTGACTCTGGTAGCTCATCATCTTTTCTTAGTGAATCCTTGGCAGCCCAATTGTCGTCAGCAGTGATCACTCCGCAGTCCACTCAAGTGCAAGTTACTGGTGGTGGCCTGTTGCTGAGCTCCGGCATCCTTCGCAATGTGCCGTGGACACTGGACACATGCACATTCATTTCTGATTTCAGAATACTTCCATTGTCCACCTTTGATGCTATTGTGGGTATGGACTGGCTGGCTGCCTTCAGCCCAATGCATGTTCACTGGCAACCGAAGTGGTTTTCTATTCCCTATCATGGTGCTTCTGTGCTGTTGCAAGGTCTGGATGAGGAGGAGTGCCCCGGTCAGTTGCTTCTTCAGCTGTGCCCGGTTCcagattctagtgctgcatcttCCTCTGCTGCTCAGGAACTGCCAGTGGAAATCCAAGCTCTGGTTGATTCCTTTCCTGATTTGTTCTCTCCACCAGTGGAGTTGCCGCCTTCATGA